The DNA sequence AAAGCTAAAGGTATGCTAACCTAAAAATTTACGGTTTGGTTAGTCATTCATATCATTAACGGGGTTAAATTTGAGGAGGGCACAATCAATGGGGGCCAAAGAAGAAAAGTTTATCCTTTGGTTTGATGAAATCAGCATGGCTGACACTCAACTGGTGGGGGCCAAGATAGCCTCGTTGGGGGAGATGATCCGCAATTTGGCCGCCAAAAGCATCCTGGTTCCCAACGGTTTTGCCATTACGGCCCGAGCCTATCGATATTTTTTAAAGACCGCCGGTATCGAAAAGAGTATCCGGCAGATATTGGACGGCCTGGACACCAGTGATATGAACGACCTCCTGCGGCGGGGCAAGAGGGTGCGTGACATTATCCTCGATGCCCCCCTGCCCTCCGCCTTAGTGGCCGAAATCGGCAAATCCTATGAAGAACTGGAAGACCTGTATGGACTGTCCGGTACTGACCTGGATGTGGCGGTGCGTTCCTCCGCCGTGGCCCAGGATCTCCCCGACGCCTCTTTTGCCGGTCAGCAAGAGACCTTCCTTAATGTCCGTGGCAGGATCTCTCTGATTCGGGCGGTAAAGCGCTGTTTTGCCTCCCTGTTCACCAATCGCGCCATCAGCTATCGGCACGACAAGGGCTTTGATCAGTTCAACCTGGCCTTATCCGTAGGCGTGCAAAAGATGGTACGTTCCGATTCCGCCTGTTCCGGGGTTTTATCTTCCGTCGACACCGATTCCGGTTTTCAGGACATCGTCGATATCACCGGCACCTATGGATTAGGCGAAACTATTATTCAAGGACAGGTAACGCCGGATGAGTATCAGGTCTTTAAACCTACCCTGAAGATGGAGAAATATCCCATCGTCAGCAAAAAGATGGGCGATCACAAGATCAAAATGGTGTATACCGAAGACGAGACCAGGCCGGTACGCACAATCGCTACCTCAGAAGAAGAGCAGCGCCGCTACGTCCTCACTGACGCAGAAATCATCACCCTGGCCCGTTGGGCCTGCATTATAGAAGACCATTACACTGAAACCACCGGTTATTTCCGGCCCATGGCCATTGAATGGGCCAAAGACGGAGATGGCAGGGCAGTAGGCACCGGCCATCTCTATATTGTTCAGGCTCAGCCGGAGACCGTCCATTCGCAGCGTGATTTCACTGTCATTGAAAATTATTATCTTCCGGCGCGCAGCCAGGTCATTGTTCAGGGACAGGCAGTAGGCGCCAAAATTGGCCAGGGACCGGCCCGCATCATTGAGAGCTCGGCTTCGCTGGCCCAATTTCAGCCGGGCGAAGTCCTGGTGACAGACATGACTGACCCGGATTGGGAGCCGATCATGCGAGGAGCAGCGGCTATTGTCACCAATCGGGGCGGCCGCACCTGCCACGCCGCCATCGTCTCCCGGGAACTTGGCATCCCGTGCGTTATCGGTACCGAAAAAGGCACCAATCTCATCCACGATGGTCAGCCAATCACCGTCTGTTGTGCTGAAGGCGAGGAGGGGAAAATCTATGAGGGCCTGCTCGAATTTCAGGTAGAGCGTATTGACCTTAAATCCCTGCCCCCCACCCGCACCAGGATCATGATGAATATCGGCATTCCTGAAAAAGCCTTCCTGGATTGCCAGATACCTAATGCTGGCGTCGGCCTGGCCAGACAGGAATTTATTATTAACTCTCATATCGGGATTCATCCTCTGGCCTTGGTGTACTATGAACAATTGCAGGAAAGAGCTGCCTCCGATCCTCTGGTAGCTAGCGAGCTTGAGAAGATCGAGGCACGCACTTTACTGTATGAAGACAAAAAAGAATTTTTCATCGAACGCCTGGCTCAAGGGGTTGGTCGCATCGCCGCCGCCTTCTTTCCGAAAGATGTCATTGTCCGGCTGTCCGACTTCAAATCCAACGAATATGCGAATCTCATCGGCGGCGGGCTCTTCGAACCGGCGGAGTCAAATCCGATGTTGGGTTGGCGGGGTGCCTCCCGTTACTACGATCCTGTCTTTAAACCCGCTTTTGCCCTGGAATGTTTGGCGCTCAGTCGGGTTCGCAATGACATGGGGCTCAATAATGTCAAGATCATGGTGCCATTCTGTCGAACTCCAGCGGAGGGCCGCCAGGTCATCGAGGTCATGCGGGAATACGGCCTGGTCCGGGGCGAAAATAACCTGGAAGTGTACGTGATGTGTGAAATTCCCGGCAATGTTATCCTGGGGGATGAATTTGCTCAGGTTTTTGATGGGTTTTCCATCGGCTCTAATGACCTGACGCAACTGACCCTGGGTATTGATCGGGATTCGGAGCTGGTCGCTCATCTGTTCGATGAACGAAATCCCGCAGTCAAACGTATGATTCAGAATATCATCGCCACCGCCAAGCAATATAATCGCAAGATCGGCATCTGTGGCCAGGCTCCGAGCGATTTTCCTGATTTTGCCACTTATCTGGTGGAATGTGGCATTGACTCCATCAGCCTGACTCCCGATTCGGTTATCAAGACCATGCTGGAAATTGCCAGGAAGGAAGCAGAATTGGGTTAAAAGCAGAGGTTATTCCAATTCGCGGTCAAAGGTAGATTCCTATTGTTGGGGCAAATTTTGTCTTCGCCTTCGGCTGTGGCTGAAAACAAGGTTTCCCCCGGCATTTTGATACCTTTTGCAGTGCGGATCGGTATCCGTAGTCGGCGACCAATGGTCGGATGAGCAATCAGTTTTATATTGACCGTTAACTCTTGATCCTGTTTTTTTAGCCCATCATGCGGGTAACACTGATGACGCTTTTGATCCGCTTAATGGCACTCAGGACCTTGGCCAGATGGGTGGTATCAGTCACCTCGAGGGTAAACAGGGAGATGCCTTTCTGGTCTACCGTGGTCTCAATGTTGGCTTTCAGAACATTGGCCTCGGCCTGTTTCAGGGCGCTGCTGATGTCGGCCAACAGGCCGGGTTTATCTACGGTAACAATCTGGATACGCACCGGATGCCGACCGGCGGCCACACCGTCCCACGAAGCCGGCAGGTGGCGGAGGCTTTCCGTCCGGGCCAGTACCGGACAGTCGGACCGGTGAATGGTAACGCCCTTGCCGCGGGTGATATATCCCCTGATATCATCACCAGGGATAGGATTGCAGCAGCGGGCCAGATTGATCAGGATATCGTCCAGACCCTTGACGCTGATTCCGCCCTTATCGGCGGCGGGCACCTTGGCCGCGGTCTTTGAAAGCCAGACGTCTTCTTCCGGCGCCTGCTCCTCCTTGGGCAAAATCCGGCCAATTACCTGGGCGGCGGACACTTTCCCGAAACCGATCCCAGCCAGCAAATCCTCGACCCGCACATAGGACATCTCCTGGGCCGCTTTCTGCAGTTCATCGCCCGATTTAAGCATTTTTCCCAGATTCAGACCCGCCTTACGAAACTCCCGCTCTAAGATTTCTTTGCCGAAGGCAACGCTCCGCTCCCGCTCTGCTGTCTTGAGCCACTGTCTGATCTTACTCCGGGCCCTGGTGGTGCGCACGAACTGAAGCCAATCCCGACTCGGAACATGAGTGGGAGAGGTAATGATCTCCACACTGTCGCCATGCTGCAGCTCATATTTCAGAGGCACCATACGCCCGTTGACCCGAGCGCCGGTGCAGTGATGGCCGACCTCCGTATGGATGGCGTAGGCAAAATCCACCGGGGTGGAGCCTCGGGGGAGTTCCTTGATTTGACCTTTGGGGGTAAAGACAAAAACTTCTTCGGGGTAAAGCTCCATCCGGACGGTATTGAGGAAATCCTGGGGATTGGTCAGATCTTTCTGCCATTCGATTATCTGTCGCAGCCAGGAAAAACGGAGATTGTCGTCCTGCTGCACCTGGCGACGTTCCTTATAAGCCCAATGGGCGGCGATCCCCTCTTCAGCGATCCGGTTCATCCCTTCGGTACGGATCTGAATTTCCATCCGCTCCCCGTATGGCCCGATGACGGTAGTATGAAGGGACTGATACTTATTGGCCTTGGGCATGGCGATGTAATCTTTAAAGCGGTTGGGCACCGGCCGCCAGAGGGAGTGGATCAGGCCTAGGGTTTCATAACATTCCGATAAGGTCTTCAAGACAATGCGAAAGGCAATGAGGTCGTAGACCTGGTCCAGGCTGATCTGCTGGGCGATCATTTTGCGATAGATGCCGTACAAATGTTTGGGACGGCCTTTGACCTCGCCCACAAGATGATGTTCGCCGAGTTTCTGGTTAATAATTTCACTGATTTCTTTAATATATTGCTCCCGCTCCCCCCGTTTGCGGGCCAGGCCATCTTGGATCTGCTGATAGATTTCGGGTTCTAAATAATAAAAGGCCAAATCTTCCAATTCTGCTTTTATCCGCCCCATACCCAACCGCCCTGCCAGGGGAGCAAAGATGTCCAGGGTCTCCTGAGAGATGCGCTTTTGACTTTCCGGTTTCATATAGCCCAGGGTGCGCATATTATGCACCCGGTCGGCTAATTTGACCAAGATGACCCGGATGTCATGGGCCATGGCCAGGATCATCTTCCGGATGTACTCCGCCTGCTGGTCGATTTTTTTATCAAAAGAGATTTGGCTGATCTTAGTAACGCCGTTGATAATGTCGGTGACTTCCTCGCCAAAGATCTCATCCAAGTCATCGAGGGACGTGTTGGTATCCTCGACGGTATCGTGGAGCAGACCACAGGCTACTGAGACCGGATCAAGACCCATCTGGGCCAGGAGATAAGCAACTTCCAGGGGGTGGCTGAGGTAGGGTTGCCCGCTCAGGCGAGTCTGACCTTCATGGGAGCGGGCTGAGAAGATATAGGCTTTTTGGATGAGCGAAACATCCGCTTCGGGATGGTGGCTGAGCACTTCGTCAATTATATCATTGATACGGATAATTCTGACCATGGTGGCCTAAGTGGGGCGGATCATCTCTGCCTGAATATGATCTTGGAGATACGCAACGAGGCTGGCAAGGGGGATTAACTGGACTGCGCGGGACCGCCGTTGGCGGACTTCCGCAGCACCCTGGGCCAGCGTTTTGGGACCGAGAACTACCCGCACGGGGATACCCAACAGATCGCCATCCTTAAATTTAATGCCGGGACGTTCGTTCCGATCATCAAACAACACTTCGATGCCGGCTGCACGTATCTCCTGATAGAGGCGGCTGGCGACGGCCATAGTGTCGACATCGTTTGCGGCGATAGGGACTAAAAGAACCTGAAAAGGAGCCAAGGGCATCGGAAAGATGATGCCGTCCAAATCGTGGTTCTGTTCAATGGCCGCCGCCACAATGCGACTGACACCGATACCGTAGCAACCCATAAACATATACTGCTCACGCCCCTGGTCGTCGAGGAAGGTGGCTTTCAGAGCCTTGGAATATTTATAGCCCAACTTGAAGACATGGCCGACCTCGATACCCCGAAGGAATTCGAGGGCAGCACCACACCGGGGGCAGGGGTCCGAATTCGAAGCCTGCCGCAGATCGGCAAATCCTTTTACTACTAAATCCCGATCAAAGTTTACGTTGATTATATGATAATCATTCTCATTCGCCCCCGCTACTAGATTTACCGCTGACCCGAGGCCGTAATCTGCATAAATGGGAAGGTTGAGCCCCACCGGACCGGCAAAACCTACGGCGGCGTTGGTTTCCTGTCGAATAACCTCCTCTGGGGCCAAAAAGAGTTCGCTCACCTGGAGAAAATTCTTCAGCTTGACCTCATTGACCTCGTGGTCGCCCCGCAGGAGGACTGCCACGGCACCCTCATCGGTCTGATAAATCATGGTTTTTAGAACTCTATCAGGCGTTGTCTGCAGAAAATCGGCTACCTCGCTAACGGAGCGGACTCCAGGGGTATGCACCTTTTCCAGTGGCAGCAGCGGTTCAACCGGAAGGCTGGATTCTGTCGGCAGGATTTCAGCTTTCTCCAGATTGGCCGCATAGGCACAGGCGGTGCACGACACCACAACGTCTTCCCCGGTCTCAGCCAATACCATGAATTCATGGGAAAAACTGCCGCCGATAGGACCGGAGTCGGCTTCGACGGTTTTAAAACGCAGCCCGCACCGGGAAAAAATGCGGGTATAGGCGTCGTACATGGCCCGATACGTCTGATCGGCGCCGGCTTCGTCGATATCGAAACTGTAACCGTCCTTCATGATAAACTCCCGGCCACGGATCAGACCGAAGCGGGGGCGGATTTCATCCCGGAATTTGGTCTGAATCTGATAGAGATTCAGCGGCAGTTGGCGATAGGAATGCACCTCCCGGCGTACCAGGTCGGTGATTACTTCCTCATGGGTGGGACCGAAACAGTAATCACGGTCATGCCGATCCTGGAAGCGCAGCAGCTCTTTGCCATAAATCTGCCAGCGCCCTGATTCCTGCCAGAGTTCAGCCGGCTGCACGGCCGGCAAGAGCAGCTCCTGCGCCCCGGCGCAATTCATTTCCTCCCGGACAATAGCCTCAACCTTGCGCAAAACCATCAGACCCAAGGGGAGGTAGTCGTAAATGCCAGAAGTCAACTTGCGGATCATCCCGGCCCGCAACAATAGTTGATGAGAGACGGTTTCAGCCTCAGCCGGAGTTTCTTTCAGAGTGGGGAGCAACATCTTCGAATAATACATCAACATCTCCTTGCCGATCCATGGGAACATCCCGCAGTAGAAAACTATTTTGGATTATAACTTATTTGCCAGCGTTTAGCTATAGTTCTAGCAGCTTAGGGCGAATCCCGGATTCGCCCTTACAATAAGAATCTCTCGATAATTGCCATTACCTGTTGATCCCCCGCGAACACAGAAAATCATTTACCGGTAGCACAGGCTTTCTAACCTGAGCAAAACTTATTTTCAAAGAATGCCAGTAGGCGGGATGCGCTCCGCTTTCCCGCCCTACTACACTGCAGCACCGGCAGGACCATCCCTAGGAGCGAATCTTGTATTCGCCCCCGGCAACCGAAGTATCACGTTTGGTTAATAGCCATAACTGCTTCATTGTGCCAGGGGAGCCAGAACCCTTTGGCAGGATAGTTCGTAGGCTCTTTCCATAAGACGCTCAAGATTTATTACATCTTCCCGATTATAGCGCCGCAGAGTTTCCAGAGCACTCTGATCACCTCGTTGATAACGTTGCCACAGGAGCACGGCATCATATCCGTCAAGCCCGGCCACATCTAAAGGACGCTCCAGGCCAAACTGCCGTTCAATTCTTTTCAGGCCGCCCTTAATACCCAAACGGGCTAATACAAAACGCAGATCAATCTGAGTCTGCTGAAAGCGCCACCCGTTAAAAAATGTTGCCAAGACCGGAAGGTCAAACTGCGAACCATTGAAGGTAACTAGTATCTGATAATTGCGGATGACCTCCGGGAAATCCGCAAGGTTCTCTCCTAAAATAAATTGGCGGAAACCCCGGCCATCATACAAGCCGATAACAGTCACTGACAGATGCGGCCAGGTCGAGCCGATAGTCTCTATATCCAGATAGGCAGTCTGCGGTCGGTATTGCTCGAACAACCGCCAATGCTCGGCAAAGGGCAGGCGGCGGCCAAAATAGTCCGGGTTCTCAAGATGCTTCAGGGAACTTGCCAGTTCTTTTTGCAGCATCTCTAACCGCAGTGGGCTTAGACCCCGGACTTTTCCCGCCTTCAGGAAATCTTCCCATGTGTGCAACCCTTGACGCCAGAATTGTAGTTCTGTAGCTGGACCGACTTTTGGAAGATGGATAAATGTCTTCTTAAGCATCCCGATGGTAGAGAATGGTAAACCGGACTAAGATTTTTTTAGATAATGGTCATTACTTACCAACAGCTAAAAACCGGAAACCGGAAACTTTATTTTCTAACTAAACGTTCATTGGAGGGATATCCCGGTCTGGAGGACAGGTTTTTCCCGGAAGGGATTATATAAAGGGTCCCCGATAAGGACCTGGCGCCAGGAGAGGTAAGGAATAGTGCGGAAATACACTTCCAGGAGAGGCAACTTACCGGTAAGCAGGAGAGGAAAAAAATCATCCGGGAGAGGAAAGGAATTGAGGTAAGGTTCGGCTACCGGACCCAAAGTGGCCGCCACACCTTTTTCCAGCAGCCGCTTACACCAGACGTTGCTGCCGTGCCGCCGCAGGGTGGTACATTCGGAGCTGGCCACATGGAAGGCAACGGCTCCCTGTTTCCAGGTGAAGGCGTCCACATATTCTCTCAGGGAATACCAGCCGCAGTATAAGGCCGCCTGAGGACAGGAACCCTGAGGAAAAAGCGTTGGCTTATTATCCAGGACCACCGGCAGAGAGGTCTGTTCTTTCAGGATATCATACAGGTTGCGAAGGTGGCCGTCGAAGCGGCCGTAGCCACCCGAATCAGGTTTATCGGGCAGTCCTCGGGCATCGATATAAAAAGTACCGGAAAGTCCGGTCTGTTCTACGGCCAGGGCGTCATCCACCAGACGTTTGGCGATCTCGGGGCTAGGGCCATCCAATCGACCCACCATGAGGGTGGCATCCCGAATACCCCGAATGAAAGGCAACCGGTCATAACGGGCCTGTAAAGGATTCGGCAACCATTGGGCTATTTGATACGGTCCGGCCAGAACCAGAGCTAATTCGCTGTCCACCGCCGCCTTGGTCTGAGGATTTTGGTAAATGTGGATTACCTGTTCCCAAAACTGCAGCTCTCCCAGGAGACCATTGGTGTGGCGGATGGAGGGGGCCAGTTCCAGCGCGGTCTCGGGCAAGACCCCCCGAAAACCGGCTTCTTCCTGCCCCGTCTTCAGGAGAACATAGTGATGGAACTGGGGCGGTAGCGAAACATGCGCCCCCTTCCCCTGCCTGAGAGCCTTCTGGCGGAAGGCTTCGAACTCCGGCTCGGAGCCGGTCAGTTTGATCATCTGGGCGGCGATGTTGGTCCGTTTGAGGTCGAAGCCCCGACGGACTGGTTTTTTCTGGAGGAACTGCCCCGCCCGCTCCACAGTCTCCCGGGTATGACGGACAACCTCCGAAGGCGGCGGGGTCTCTCCGGCCGGAAGTTTTGCCTCGCCCAGCAGGACATCCAGCTGGTTGGTAAGGCGCCAACAGAGGTTGACTAATTCCTGAGCCTTGGTCTGGGCCAGAGTGAGAAATTCCTGATCCAAATTAAACCAATGGGAGAATAACAGATCATCCACTCGCAGGGGAATGCCATAGACCAGAAGTATGGCCGGATGCCTTCCTCCGGTTTGAAACTGTTGCACCTTCCGGCGCACCGGTTCAGCCAGTTGCCTCTCATAGTCATCCCGTATAAAATTTTCACCCGGGGGAACGTCTACAGCCAGGAGATTCTCCGCCGGCACCCGGCGTTTATCGGCATAATAGGAGGCAACAGCCTTACTCTCCGGCAGATTGCGGTTATAGACGATAATGAGATCCTCGGGAGCAAGGGCTGGAACGGGGGTGGGCGAAAAGAGCAACCCGGCCCAGATGAACAGGGCAAGAATAGCGATAGTTTGCATGAGGAAAGTATAATAAATTAGAGGAGCAATGCCCACTAAATATTATGCATCTCTATCCCGCCAGATGGGAATTCCGTGACAACCTCACAGCCGTTGGGTTTGCCGGAGGAAGGTCTCGAATAGTCTATCGCTTAATAATATCCGGATGTTATCAAAATTCTTGCTGACACTCCGGCTAAATATCGAACGGGTTAAGTATACACAGCTCACCACGCCCGTAATGATAGCGGAGGAAAAGATGATTTTTGCAGGAACCTCTATGATATAATTTAATGCACACTGGTTAAAAGGACATTACCATGAGCGGCTTAGGAAAGACTTTAATACTTTTCGGACTCATTCTGGCCGGTATCGGCCTGATCCTGATAATCGCCCCCAAAATTCCCTGGCTGGGGAAACTGCCGGGAGATATCACGATTGAACGCGAAAAATTCACTCTGTATTTTCCGCTCGGCACCTGTATTGTTGTCAGCATCATCCTGACCCTCCTGTTTTCCCTATTCCGCCGCTAGCGGGCAGTGACATCCGATCCAGGTCAGGTTTATCTTACCTGCCATTCCAAGTGGGCAATGGCGCCGAAATATCTTTCCCTGCGAGGCGCCTTTTTTAATTCCGCCTGGCCTGATCGTCTCACTCTCCCTTAAATATCGGCGCCCGCTTTTCCAGAAAGGCCTTTTTCCCCTCGATGTAGTCTTCGCTATCCCAGACCAGACGGCGCAGGCCCTGGATACGTTCGAAGGTCTCCGGATTGAGGGCCAGGGCATTGCTGAAAATCCGGAGCTGCTCTTTGATGACGGAGACGCTCAGGGGCGAATTGCGGGCGATGGCTCCGGCCAGGTCATAGGTAAAGTCTTCCAATTCTGTTGCCGCTACCAGGTGATTTAAGATTCCTAGCCGCAAGGCCCGTTCGGCATTCACCGACTGGGCGGTAAAGAACATTTCCTTGGCCGCGCCCAAGCCGCACCGGTTGATCAGATGCAGAATACCGGAGGGATTGTAGGGAATGCCGAAACGGGATGGCGTAATCGTAAAAGAAGCATTGGGACCGCCGATCAGAATATCACAGATACAGGCCAGTTCGCAGGCTCCGCCCCAGACCCCCCCCTCGATCAGGGCGATGACCGGCGTCGGACAGTTCTGAATCGCCCGGATGATCTTTTCCAAAGGATCATAGTAACCCAAAGGGTCCCGCCCCGGCCGCTCGAGTTCCATGATATCATGCCCGGCGGACCAGACCTTGGCGCCAGGGTGGGCCCGGAAAATAATTACCCGGACTTCTTCATAGAGCAGGCTGTTCATAGCAGTCATAATATCTGCAATAAAGGCCTTACTGAGAGCGTTGCGCCGGTCATAGTTATCAAAAGTAATAATGCCGATAGCGTTGCGCACTTCCTGAATGACCAGAGACATAGAACTCCTCCTCAATCTTTCTCTTTAAATCTCTATCACCATTATGTCATCATATCTAAAACTTGACGTTCGGCAAGAGAACATTTACTATGAAATTATTTCTTATGGATGAAAGGATAGACTATCTTTGACCAGTCATCGGATCATCGTCGGCGACTGCCGCCGGATGCCGGAATTGGCGGATGCCACAGTGCACCTGGTGGTAACCTCGCCACCTTACTGGCAGTTGAAGGACTATGGGCCGAAACAGCAGATCGGCTACGATGACTCCTATGAGGACTACATCAACCATCTCAACCTGGTCTGGCAGGAGTGTTGGCGGGTGCTGCACCCCGGCTGCCGGTTGTGTGTCAATATCGGCGACCAGTTCGCCCGGGCGGCCTACTATGGCCGGTATAAGATCATGCCCATCCGCACCGAGATCATCAAGTTCTGCGAAACCATGGGCTTCGATTACATGGGGGCGATCATCTGGCAGAAGGTCACCACCTGCAACACCAGCGGCGGGGCCACCATCATGGGATCGTTTCCCTTCCCCCGCAACGGTATGCTGAAGCTGGACTATGAGTTTATTTTGATCTTCAAAAAGCCCGGAGCGACACCGCCGGCCTCGGCTGAAGTAAAAGAGCGGTCCCGAATGAGCCAGGAGGAATGGAAAACCTATTTCCAGGGCCACTGGAACTTCCCCGGCGAAAAGCAGTCTAAACACCTGGCCATGTTCCCGGAAGAGCTGCCCCGGCGTCTTATAAAGATGTTTACCTTTGTGGGGGAGACCGTCCTGGACCCATTCTTGGGAAGCGGCACCACCAGCCTGACGGCCAGGAATCTGGGCCGGAATTCGGTGGGCTATGAGATCAACGAGGAATTTCTGCCGATCATTCAGGAGAAATTGGGGCTGCAGCACGGAGCCCTTTTTGGTTCCGATGAGGTTGTACTAACCCAACGGAAAAAGGCTCCTACCGACCATATGACTCGCATCGCCGCCTTGCCGTATGTATTCCATGATCCGATACGCTTTGATAAAAAAAATAACCCGAAAGAAAGGACTTATGGTTCAAAGATTGATTCGACTAGCAGAAAGAAAGAAGATTATTCTCGAGTACGGGAGATTTTATCTCCTACAAGACTGCTTTTGAATAATGGCCAATATATATCTTTACTCGGAATCAAGGAAATTCCAGGAAAAAATGGAGATGCCATAGAATTTCTCAAAAAATTGACTAAGGGTAGTAAAGTGTTTTTCCGGAAGGACGAAAAAGTATCTGAAGA is a window from the Desulfobacca acetoxidans DSM 11109 genome containing:
- a CDS encoding DNA methyltransferase, coding for MTSHRIIVGDCRRMPELADATVHLVVTSPPYWQLKDYGPKQQIGYDDSYEDYINHLNLVWQECWRVLHPGCRLCVNIGDQFARAAYYGRYKIMPIRTEIIKFCETMGFDYMGAIIWQKVTTCNTSGGATIMGSFPFPRNGMLKLDYEFILIFKKPGATPPASAEVKERSRMSQEEWKTYFQGHWNFPGEKQSKHLAMFPEELPRRLIKMFTFVGETVLDPFLGSGTTSLTARNLGRNSVGYEINEEFLPIIQEKLGLQHGALFGSDEVVLTQRKKAPTDHMTRIAALPYVFHDPIRFDKKNNPKERTYGSKIDSTSRKKEDYSRVREILSPTRLLLNNGQYISLLGIKEIPGKNGDAIEFLKKLTKGSKVFFRKDEKVSEDSDQVYLYLTNKTFINAHLIKNKLVDVDTESNYKYKERFLKYL